The DNA segment aaaagaagaatccTTGTCCTCTTCAGAGAAAAATGGTCCAAGTGTGGACTTTATGGATGACCTCATAAAGCAATCTAAAGAAAGAATTCTTAGATATATCACTCCTTTTTGCAAGGTTATTGTCTATCAACACAAAGTACAAGATAAATTCCAGTTTAAAGCCATCTGCCCTCTAACTTATTAAAATAAATTTGCACATTACTGAAAACACAAAAGGAGCCTTATGAGATATCTACCACATATTTAACAAACTAAGGTTGCCACATACTAGGCAATGTGTAACATTATTTTTCATACCCCTTCTACAGGAACGTTCCAGAACAAAAAGTATTAAGTTAAAAGTATGCCCTTCACTCCAGATTCTGCAAATCTACCCTCAGGATTCATGAACAAATGCTTTCGGTTATTAATCTATTTGCAACTCTAATTTCAACAATGTCTAATCTACAATTCCAGAATTTAAATTGATATGCTACTTTTCCATTGGTCAAAACTTTAAAACCTCACTTTCAGCAAAGTATTGCTGTTCAACTGCTGTATCAAGTTGCAAACTAtaacatatttccacatcattTCATGATTTAAAGTAGTGACACCAGAAGAATATTTAACTGTCCTGAGGTTCAAGCGTAACACAGAATATTGCAATGGGCTCAATTCACTTGCATCATGAATGCATTGTTTATGTGCACAGGATGTCAGAAGGGTTCAGTATGGGCCCATTTTTCATCCTCCCTTTCCTCGTGTAGAGGCAGTCCAACATGGCACGATAGGTAACAGGAAATCTGGGTTCACTTCTCACATCCTCATCCAGATCTTCCTTGCCATGCTTTGCAAATCACTTGTCCTCAGAGTACAGAACATTTCACCCCTTCAATACTGGCAGGCAGGTGGAAAAAACAGTGTGCTACTGAGCCATAGTGCACCCTCAGAACACTGCATCCATAGCATACAGTAAGTGGGTTAtcctttatatttttaaaatgtttttaacttattgtaaATAGACAATTGCAAATACAAGAACTGCTATGACATATGGAAAGTAGAGGCCTCTCTCCTGTTAACAACTAAGGTAAAGCAAAAATGTATTAATCCACAAAAGCGTAACACAAGCACTGAAAGTTTCCAGCACTAATTAACATCTGCAAAAGCCAATGCAATAATACCATACTTGGCATATGGCTTAATGTAAACTTCCCAATAAAATTGAAAAAAGGGAAGCTTCTTGATAATGATTGTCCAGTTTTATGAAGCATCATGTGATCATAATCGAGCATATTCCAGACTCCTCTTTGCCCCCTTCCTTCTTGTATTTATATGTGAACACTTCAGTCTAAATAAAGGTAGATGGTTTCATCTGAACTATAGTTTAAATTAGCACAAGCGCTTTACTCCTCTTTACTCCTCCCAACTAGTTTTGTCATTATGTgcaaacccaggcttgtggtttctTTCCCTTCAAACAAACTATGAACAGAAGCCAAAATTTGTTTTTGGCTTCTGCTCATGGTTTAATTGGAAAGAtacaaaccacaaatcagcacAAGACAAGGTTTGCATGTAATGACAAGACAGAAGGGGAGGAGCAACGCACTCATGCTGGTTCAATCACAATTTATTTTAAGCTACAATTTAAGGTTGCAGTTGAATTGGGGCATTGTGATCTTTGGGCAAGAATAAGTGTCCTTTTGAATTATCTATGAAGCACTGAGTTTATTTCAGATACTATTCCAATAAGATAAACAAGTTATACATACTAGACTATTCATTTCAGAAGAATCATAACTTCTACATGGAAGGACACTTCCAATGGGCTCCAACCCTTCTTCATCCCACATGTAGGTTCCATCGGAGCTATCAGATGGAGAAAGCTCAAAGGAAGAGCCAGCTCTGTAGTCCAGGTCTGAGGAAATTATGTTGTTACCAGCAGGATGTTTGGCACTTTCACTCTTGTCATCTACAACTTAAAAATTAAACATTAGCACTAAGCACAAACTATTGAAATATGCAGTTTGCATTCTTCATTACCCAGATACAGTTGTCAAGAGTAGAATTAATTTGCAATACTGTTTCTAAAAAGTAAACATTTTAATGAAAGTAATGGAAGAGTTTTGTTAAACAGGTGGGCCAGCAGTCAAACAAATACTTTCAACTGGTGTAAACAGAACTGTCTCCACTTTTTAAGTTTCACGAGCAACCAAGGAGAAGAAACAGGACTCTGTCCTTAAATCTTCACCACAACACTTTCTAAAACACTGTTCAATTTGTAAGACAAATACCAACTTTACAGTACATGCTTAGGGATCACAGCTCGGCTCACACAATCAACAATGTTTTAGGGTATAGACTATTCTTTTGGTTGCAAGACAATTTTATGCATGGCTAAGAGAAGTATTAGGCAAGGCTTAACTTTCTCAAATAAGACTTCACAGAACCAACATAACTATAGTTTCCCATAGTTTCCTCTTCCATAAGTGTTAGACTGTCACACCTAAGCTACTACTTCTAACAAAGCAGCTTAAACTTTGGCATTTTGCCAAAGTTTAAAGCACTAATAAACCCTGTTGAGTTCAGCGGGTGCAAGTTAAGCATGTGCTTTCAACTCTCCCATAAAATTCAGGACTTAAACTATAATCTGCTTTGACTAGATCATGCCCATTATTTATTTGAATTTCATCTGCACACTTTCCATTAGCATCATGGCACTAAGAATCCAAACATTCAGCTTTTAGGAATATGAACAGCAATGAAGATAATCAAATGGTAGAAGAGTTTGGGAATGACATGGTTGTATTATATGTACAAATTAACTTTCTTGTTAGGCCCATTAGGGCAATAAAAATTAGTTTTGTTTCTTAATGATATTGTATATAGAACTTGTTAATGAGTCTGTAGACAAAACATACCAGAGGAAAATTGAACTAGAACACCTTAATCAAAGGAATTCattgtcttgtcttttaaaattgACTCAAGCTATCCCTGTGCATTAATATATACAGAAATCTTAATATACTTTTGGAAAAATCCATAAAACATATTGGCAGACTTTTTCACACACGTGTTCTTCATAGTGTAACCTAAGATACGCTATTAGGTGAAAAATGAGTAGTGGCAATACTTTAGCTTAGGCTCTcatctaaaaagaaaaacaaaacatatttaccaGACAAACATATATTTAGCCATTCATCAGAATTAAAGTTGGATCTTTCACTTTTCTTAAGAGGCAGAAAAGGATCTAGTGGTATTCCACTGCCATGCTCCAGCTGTTGAACAGAGCCTTCCTCTTCTTGGACGTTTATTGTTCGGTTGGGATCTTCTAGATCAATGAAATCATCGCTAAAGTCCTCACTCAGATCATTTTTCTCAGAAGAGGACAAGGAAGATATAGAAATTTCATCCACATCACCATCCATGCAAATACTTTTACAGCTGTTATCTACAACATTATTATGTGCAGCTTTGCCATCTTCTGTTCTTTCACTGTTGTGCATTCCTTTTGCATCAATACCTCCAGTGATATTTGTTGACACTGAGTCCTCCTCTATGCAGCTTTCCATATTTTTGCTTGTGCTGCCATCCACAGGGATCTTTCTTCCCAAATGTTGAATGCTGGGCTTCAATAAAGAAGGACGGCCTGTTCTAAATCTCAGAGAGGGTGCATCTCCAGAGCCATTTAATAGTGGTTGTTTCTTCAAACCAGGGGAACCTAAAGCAGCATATGATCTAGCAAACCCATATTTTAATGGTTCGTTACCATTGGGCACATCCAACTGTCGTGCACTTCTTGACAATAGACCTGACCTCTGAGATGTTCTAATAGTTAGGTATTGGTTTTGATAAGGCCTTGTAAGATCCACAGCTCTATTGAAAGAGTGTGACCTAGTTAGGGTTGCAGAGGGCAAGAGAGAGCTTtgaatggaatgtgagaagctttGCGATCTAACCATTTTTTCACAAGAAGATTTATCATTGTCAATTGACTTTGCCAGACTCTCCCCTAAGACTCCTAAGCTGGTCCTAGTGGCAGTAGAATTACCTCTATTCCTCTGCAAGCCTATAGTTGAACGGCTCCCACAAATTCCATTCAAGTGTGATTTTGGAGCATGAAGTCCAGAATAAGAAGTCCTACCTAACAATGAACTTTTAGTGTACTTAGCAGAACTAGACAGCCCATGCAAAGACTTTTGGTTTAATTCTTCTGTAGGTGACACAAACATGTTGCTTTGTTTTTCAATTTTTGATGAGGTGCTGTTTGAACCCACCCTGGGCAATTCTTTACCAACTATTTCTTCAGACTGAGGGCACTTTTCAGAGTTTGTCAGCCTTTCATTGGAATTATGACTGGAGCCAGATTCACTGCTGATCTGATCACCCAGCTGGCATTGATTTGATTTTTGCCAGTTAAAAGAGAAGGAAGGCATACGAATAGTGCCATTGTGCTTGCCAATTTTTTTGTCAATGCTCTGAGTATTCCCTGATAAATTGAGAGCTGTTCCATTCGGAACTGTCTGTAGGATATTCCCAGCAGGTTTTGTTCCATACTTTGGTAACCTGGAAACCAAGGATGTCCTGATATATTTTTTCTCTTCCATTAGCTATAGTCCTTCCATGAGATATTGTCCTGTAATGTTACTTGActgtagaaagaaaagaaaaaaatataacatTAACTGCTCAAGCTTGATTATAGGGTGTACATAGAGCATACATATAAAATTAATTTGACATCCATAAAAGCTGTATGCTGAAACAACTGAAATACATTCACAGTGAATTTACTTATACATGAACAAATATTCCAACAAGAGACCCAGTAAATCTACCAAATGCAGATTTGCATTTTGCATTGGGGACCAGGGGAAAGAAAAGAGATGTAGGAACTGGATCATGGTTGTAATAAAATTGTCATACAATAATGATCTGGGAATAAATCTGGAGTAAACATCTCACACCCAGAGGAACAACTGCAAAATCATCCCTTTTTAATGCTTATAGGGAAGCAAATTTCATCAGAATGCATCATACATCCAACTTCTTCAGAAGTGATCCAGTGGGCTGATACCATACAAAACCTTGATCTTACACCAGGGAATCATTCCAAATGTCACCTCAAAATTAGTAACCAGTTTCTTAATTACCAGTGCTCTCACCAAGTAAGATTGCTACCTGCTCAAGGGTCCTCACTGATACAGGCAGCTGCTCTCTCAGGATGGCACACAAGTGTTTCCAAGAGCTCCAGAGCAACAGTTACAAGTTAGCCAGACAATATCTAAGCTATTGAGAACACCAACTGAAAGATAGAAACACTTTCAAATGAATCATTAAGCAGGGCCAGCTGTTCCATTTGAAAGAGAATAGTATTCCTATGAATGCACACCCAGAAAATGCACACACCATAAAACTGAGAACCaaacaaaactgaaatgttttctttccctctttcaacaagcctttttaagtagagaccttatcccagtctgtgttggaattgtttttaagatgttatgaaagaatttttaaagacttttgttttaatatgctttaaagtcttttgtttttaagattcttttagcatttttatttgctgtcctgggctccttctgggaggaagggcgggatagaaattttaaaaataaatattttactcaAGCATTCCAATCATGTTAACATTTATGCACAAAAGTTCATTTTTGGACTTTAAATTCTGTAAAATGTGCTTTGGGTACACAAAGGCgcatgtgtttgtgtttgtgggcATACTAGGAATAGTAATGTAAATACTGCTATGTGTACCAGAACACCGAGTCTACTACAATAAAGCTGCCCCAGCAAATAGGGCAGAGCCAGAATATTCTTAGATATGAAGCAGCTAGATGTTATCATACATACCTAATAAGAAGTATCTCCTTATTGTGATAAGTTATTACTATTGACTCCATTTCACTAAGATCAGCATGCAAGTTTTGAACTAGAAATGGATCACCCACAgctctgttgaccattgaaccgcactgtcactgagtttgttttccatcaagtctgaaaaactgtagctagggggagttatgtctttgcccagtctgggaacggactgccaaggacgttgctatggtaaccatcgcgatagactgggaaaagttctagcagctatctgtgttgagctggttcttctgtgtattgcctctgaactgagaggttgtcttctgtgtttacctttggagagagatgtaccagaaggggggtgactgaagaaactctacatgtatttactcttaagcctttggccgtaatgtcttaataaagacttttaacatgatctaatgctctgaagaagtttcttgagcaacttaactccaacgtaatgtatgctgtttcacgcaacaacgcacacacgtcaacaagctCTACAAATCCTTATCAGCTTTGATCATGAGCAAGTGTACAAGAATCAGCTACAGGAGGAAACCCCATTTTTAAAGAAAGTAGGTAATAGGTATCAAATATCCTTGCTAAACTGACGTATGCATTTCACtgcatattaaaaaaatattcaaggcCATGGTTTATAAATCGCTTACAGTAGCAACTGAACAGTAAAATCAATCTCTAACCAATGAGGACTTATTATTTTATGTGAAATTTAAGTCACATGAAGAAGTCATGCTTTAAATGTAGCATTATAAATGATGATATAGGCAGTGTTCatccatcccctgctccagtcaGCAAGACAGCACCTCTTTTCTCCATCCTCACACTGCAGCCACTGTCAGTTACCTTGCCCCTGTGGTACTATGCTGGGTGGATATGAAGGCATTGTTTGGGGACAAAGACACAGCCACCATACCCAGGCAGCACTAGGGAAGCTGCCATAGAAGCTGCCTCAAAGTAATGGGGATTCAGACTGGAATTTCTACCTATCTTAAACAATGCGTGAGTAGATCATTCCAAGCGTGCAGCTGACGAAAATAACTGTATAAATTAAAAATCACTATTATAAAAGCCTGGAAAAGTCAGTCCCTTAGAAATATGATCTGGCtaagttttgtgtttgtttttaatctgaTCAATTCAAACAAACAATAATCAAATCAAGCTTTAACACCCCTATCCTTCAAGAATATATTCTCTATTGTGCTTATTTGCAAGGTAGTGCTTGCATTGTTGAAGCACTTTGATAACATGCAGTACTAACTAGCAATTCAATCATCACATTGGCCACATTAAGAACTTTTtacaaaatggaaaatgaaagacTGAGACTCTGCCATGATCTACTCTTTTTAATACAGATTCTTCATTGTGTTAACTACTGATAGCTATCTTTACTAACCACACCTGTCAATCTTTGTCTGTGATCTGAAGTATACTCATTTGAATACAAGTTTCATGAAATCAAAGGAGAACTTTCATGATAATGTGTTTAGGATTCCAATGTAAGCAACTTAACTCTTGTTATTCCCCTTCAACATTGCACTCAAAGGGAATGATCATAAACATTTTGTTCCCTTCTTTTCCTTAGCAGGAATAAAACAGACTTGACTAAAGAGGATAAATTAAAAAACTAAGATGAGTCATGATTTTTGTGCTATGAGATACAACATAGTTCTGTGACaatgatatattgtatttattatttcttaaatttatgtcccacccttcctcctaaaaggaaGTGCTTAATGGGTTATGGATATAGGTTATGTAATGGGGAACATGGAAAGCAATAGTCCACAGGCTATTCCTTTCCTCAGGAGACACACAAAGAAAGCAAAAAAGGATTCTTCCTGCATTCTGTAATGAGCTCTGGTACAGTAACCAAAATATCATTTGCTGTTGATATCTGTACCTTAAGTTTAATTATGAGATAGGGAGAATATTCCATCATTCGCTAAACACAATTGGTCTTTGAATGCTGGAACACAACCTTCAGACAGAACAATCTTACTTTTTTTGTTGATTCCTACTGAATCCTAGAATTGATAATCTCAGGCATGTAAACAACCACTTGGCCTGATTATGTGCTATGAACAACATTTGACCAGGCAGGGAATCTTTATAACAAGCAGCTGACTTATAGTTATTAAACGTATGAATTAAACAGCAAATTTACTAACCAAATTTCTTACAACATAAAAGTTTTATAGAATACAAACAACTTTTTCTACTAAACATTATGCATACGATCCAGCCAATATTTAGCATCTGTAAGTACTATTGATTTAAATGGGAGAGCAACAACAGCAGAACTGCTCCATCATCAGGCATAAGTCTACTTACCTTTGACTGGATAATGCCCTATGTTTATAGATGTTAAGAGTTCTCCCTCACCATGATCCAGGAATTACTAATAGGTGTGTGGGCAAGTGAGTTAACTGTCATTGGCATTTGCAAGAACAAAATAACCCTTAACTTTTATAAGGTTTTTTCTTGTCTAAATTTATAAACTATGGCTGAATCAGGATAAGATGGAGGTACTGCGGATAGGCAGTTATTTTTCCAGGAATTGGGCAGACAGCTTGTTCTGGACGGAGTGGCATTCGCACTGAAGAGCATGTGCATAGCTTGCGGATACTCCTTAATATGATGTTGTCATTAGAGGCTCAGGGAACCTTGGCAGCAataagtgcctatttccagctgtgCTGTGGCTCTTTcaccagctacagctgttcctggactgacAGTCGCATCAGTAAcctatgctctggtgacctcacaTTGGTGACTAATTATTAACTGtggcagcaaaacaacaacaacaatgatccTAAAACCACTGCACTAGTTGCCTGTATGCTGCCGGTTTAACCGGCTCAGGATCCAAGTATCTGCAGGAGCACTTCCTCCAACTCAATCCCATAAGATCAACAAGGGGGAGGGGTTCTGCTTGTAGTCCCCACTAGGATTCTTGGCTTGGGATGCACAACAGGGACTTCTTCACGGTGGCACCCTTACTTTAATACACCCTCCTCCAGCTATTTGTCATCCTTTTTACATTCAGATGACCACTGAAGATGGTTTGCAGACAGATTTACTTTCTCTTCAGCGTCAGGACACCCTCCCCCACAAGGATCTCTCTCATTCTCCTTTCAGTTAGCCACAATAAAGATTCATATGGTTGAAACCTACTTTAGAAATGTATAAATGTTATCTCGGTACCATCTGCAACTTCTGCTCACTCCTCTGAAGGTAAGAGACAACAATCTGAACCACAACATCTACTTTCAGGGACccgataaataaatgaaatggacAAAAAGATATATTGTAAGCGCCATGGGGATCCAATCTTGAgtgaaaacaaaatatttaaaatacctgAATTGCTCAGAAATGTTTAGTTTCTATCTTTCACAAATGAACCCAAGCTTTGATTAATTAAAGTATATACTCTGTAGAAAAAAATGGTACCAGCCTAATTCTTTAGGTAGTACCAATTTTGCTGCAAGACAATCGTAAAGGGATTATAACAGTTCTAAAATAATCCTCAActctgttaaaaatattaaaaattaacattGCTTTCAGAAATACTAATTTAGTACCTACACTCAACATTAATAGCATCTTCCACAAGCAACAAAAAACTGCCCTCCTTACCACTTGGACAAATTTTAAAGACATACACACAAGACGACTGATAGTATTAGTAAAAAATGTGTATGAACAAAATCTGCCTTCTTTAGTTAATGAAACTAGAAAGTTAATGAAAGTCAAAATCAAACCCTGTGTACTAATGCCAAATGGGAGTGCAGGAAACTGTCATAAGGATGAGCCCTTACTATACTAAGACCCACAGAACTCACAATTGAATGTCAATCCAATCTGAGAAACTTGAGAGAAACTGCTCACCAGAAAGCCACAAGGAAGTGCCCCCCCTTTTACCAAAGGTAACTGACAGAGAGACCATGTTGCCTTCTACATTTCCATCACATATCTAACCATAACAATCGCACTAATCAGTTAAGAACCCACACCACAGTTTGAGCTTCTAAATGTAAAACTGGGAATCCATGTTTTAGAGTTGCTTGTCTGTTTTCATTATCAAATGAACTGCATTTATTACTATTGCTTAGTCTCAAACTTAATGACAAACCACAGTTAGTGCAAACTTTGCTCTGCAAACCAGTTTAAAACAGCAGTTTGAAATCCTTGTTTGGCAATCCTTCAAAAACCACAGGGTTTATGAGCTGACACAGGTTTAGATGATTTGCCTTGTCAGCTGAATTCACCCCCTTCCATCTCTTCCACGTGGACTGAATTGTTTGAGGCCTAGCCAGCTGCCAGGAACCTGAAGGGGCCTGTCAGCACAAAGAAGGATAAGGAAAATTGAACTACTTGTATAAAACCTTTGGGAAGGTGGCTGTGGCAAGAAACTGAGTAGGCAGAAGAGCAGGCATGAATATTGTTATCTCCAAGTTTCAGAAATTCTCTACAATGTAATGAGTGGTGAACTTCTCTTCAAACTATTTAGAGAAAATTAGAATATTGTTAGTTCTATATCACTTTCAATTTGCAAAGTGTTTTACAGTCATTGTGTCTTTTACCCTCATAATCACAATATGAGAGAATGGGCTGAGAAGTGATGACTTGCCCAAGGCCagagagcttcaaagtctgaaacATAAGAAAACAAAGAAAGATACTCAATATTACCTTCCCTTAGAGGACAAGCTTACAATGAGTCATTGTGTGTTTGAAAGAAGACAAACATAGTTAGCACTACTTTAATCACTGGCCCAGGTAGAGAAGCAGCAGCCTCTGCTTGTTTTTAAGCAATGCAAGTCCGTAAGGAGATGTCATCTGCCCTCAAAAAGTAGGGAGATTTATCACACTTCATACATAATGCTCCCCCAGAGCATAAAAGGACACACCTACAGACTTACCAGCAGGAAACAATACCACAAGTCCACCTCCTGCTGCAAGCAAGCAAAGGGGCAGCAAGAAAGGCCTGCAGCCCTATGTTCATTATATATGTTTGCTCAGAAACAAATCCCTTTATTTAGTGGGATTCACTTCCAAATAAGTGTGTAAAAGGTTGCAGCCTGAGTTAAGACCAATACTTAAGTCTGTCAGGCCTCCCCAACATCTCTTTTCATTGCCAGAGCTAGATCCAGGAACACATGCTCTAAGCAGCCCTGAGCAGATAACAAAGTGAATCCCCCTCATCCTGGTTAACTAAAGGATCCCCAAAGATCAGGGATTAGGGGCGAGAAAGGCGGCACGGAGTCCAACCATCTCTTTTTCCCCAGGCACTTCTTTCGAGAAATCAATCGCTGGTTAAGAAAACTGTTGCCCATCCATGATGGCAATGTAGCAGCAACCTCGCCCCCTCTCCAAAACATGACACAGGCATCTCCTTGGCCTGGACAAGGGAGAGCTGGCGAGTGGTCATGATgatgcagcagtagcagcagcatctTCGTCTCCTGCACGGAAGAGCGAGTCACAGCAGCGCAGCCAATCACACCCACTGAGGCACCACGAGATTTAGAGATGGGGAGAAACAGACGGTAGGGAGGGGGAGCGAACagaagcagagggaggggagggagaggagccagATACCGGCTGTCTGCTGACTCAGTCCATAGACCACAAGCTGGGAGAGCAGGTTTGGGGGGGCCTGTCGCGGGCCAGCAAACGTGGATTCACAGAATACGATGGAAGCAGGGGGTGGCTCCTGCATTCATTAGGACAGAGGAGGGggaccagggaccaccccctgcTCTCCTCATCCACCCATCCttctcaaaaagaaaaacacacacctgACACTCACCACAAGGGCAAGACGGGGAGGAATGAGAGAAGAAGCGCCTTGCAGGGGCTCGCCTTGGGTCCCTCTCAATCTGTCGACTGGGATAAACGATAAAAGAAtggtggggggggagaagctttcTCGCTATCCCTCGCAGCCGGCCAGCGTCCTCCGAGAAACCCGCCTTCCCTCATATACACGCCCCGGAACTCACAGCCGGTCTCCTGCTCCATCCGCTGTGGTGGTGACGGCGGCCGCCGGGCTGACAGCTGACGCTGACGTAATGCGTCTTGCAGTGCGCACGCGTGCCGTCGCTGGGCTTTTATCCGTCCGTCCTCTTCTTTCTGCTTCGCCTAAAACAGCTACCGGGCTGAGAGTGCGTGCCGCCCCTCGCTCTCGACCCCATTCTAACTCTCCCCTCTCAACCCCGCCAGTTCTTCACCCTCTCCTCACCGCAACGACTTTTCCCGCTCAAATTCAAACCAGCAACTGTAGTGTATATCCAGTAACCGCTGCGTTTGTTTTGTGGGAATGAGGTATTCCTCCCTAAAAGCAAAACAGCTGGAACCGCCCTCAAAGATGACTCTGGGGGCTAAGTACGCATCACACACACCCCGAAAAAGGACACatatttgcatatgttaattttCAAGCACAGGGCCAAATGACATAATTGCTATAACAAATAGACATACTTCACCGTAGTAAGGAAGACTGAGTTGTGTATGCTTGCCTCAATCTGCTCTCCAAGCTctaatgggcaacttcaagacccatctttatctttaaaccagagatAGACTTGACAACCCTTCAGACAGATAACTCCTTTAAATAGAAGGCTGGTCTGCAGAAAATGGGGGAGGAGATTGCTCTGCCTCCTCCAAGGCCTTTACTCTTTTAACGAGACATTAATCCAGGAGGGGGTATTAATCTTTTCCCGGGGTTTTCCCTCCCACCCTGCTCTATGAAGACAGCATTAATCTATACCCTCTAAGGACTGATTTTCACCCACAGCATATCATAGGAGGGATGAGGGATGTGCACCTTCCTCATGCCTTTCTCCTCTAAGAATACACATGTTGTTGCAAAGTTAATCTTTTTTCAACAGCTATATGTATCCCATTCTTATGAGCATTCTGTTTCACTGAATTGCACAAAGAATCACGGCAGAAatgtttaaaagaagaagaaaaaaacctgcTAGATATTGTATGGGTGTGACAGATGTACCATGTTTATCTTTTAAACAACTCTTCCTGCAATTGTATTGTTTCTGAATATAATCTGTAACAAGAAGTTTAGAGGCTCATGGCATTCTAAATCAGATAAGACGTTGGCTTTGTGTTTTGTCTGAATCATTTTAGTGAAGTGGTTCTTCAACTTAAAGTGATACCAGATTACTTGCAGAAGTATAGCTCAAACTTGCTTCCTTGTAAATTCTTTGATTGATAAATTGCAAAATCAAAAGGAAAATTTCAGACTCAGACCTGCTCAGTAAGGTGGTAGCCACATGCTGGCTAGATTCATTTCTGATCAGATTCATTTCTGATTAAATTCATAGAGA comes from the Rhineura floridana isolate rRhiFlo1 chromosome 7, rRhiFlo1.hap2, whole genome shotgun sequence genome and includes:
- the CCSER2 gene encoding serine-rich coiled-coil domain-containing protein 2 isoform X1, with amino-acid sequence MEEKKYIRTSLVSRLPKYGTKPAGNILQTVPNGTALNLSGNTQSIDKKIGKHNGTIRMPSFSFNWQKSNQCQLGDQISSESGSSHNSNERLTNSEKCPQSEEIVGKELPRVGSNSTSSKIEKQSNMFVSPTEELNQKSLHGLSSSAKYTKSSLLGRTSYSGLHAPKSHLNGICGSRSTIGLQRNRGNSTATRTSLGVLGESLAKSIDNDKSSCEKMVRSQSFSHSIQSSLLPSATLTRSHSFNRAVDLTRPYQNQYLTIRTSQRSGLLSRSARQLDVPNGNEPLKYGFARSYAALGSPGLKKQPLLNGSGDAPSLRFRTGRPSLLKPSIQHLGRKIPVDGSTSKNMESCIEEDSVSTNITGGIDAKGMHNSERTEDGKAAHNNVVDNSCKSICMDGDVDEISISSLSSSEKNDLSEDFSDDFIDLEDPNRTINVQEEEGSVQQLEHGSGIPLDPFLPLKKSERSNFNSDEWLNICLSVVDDKSESAKHPAGNNIISSDLDYRAGSSFELSPSDSSDGTYMWDEEGLEPIGSVLPCRSYDSSEMNSLDILNNLDSCDLEDDDLMLDVDLPEDVPCDNVDCENMNRYDRPDRNIRQQKEGLWKRTPQRWNSQDHYHLGHSDHYSHSRNDLNRGFNYFDSPPAGHLEGYGAPDLYPPLRSLPANTVMLDEMTLRHMVQDCTAVKTQLLKMKRILNQNDENVSLHNITLSVPSSPELQESEPIYKTDDLLNEITQLKEDLKKKDETIKQLEHRLSIRCVCNRDSQKSEQAVCTYADKYTQTSWRKSAPQVLQPSSHLPRFTDLAQGKLIKTSLIVAHSEPSEDQQRSGGHEYQNAADGSFNSLNELSTLNTQLNVRKSEENAHSTKNVKVRENPKELTGRKFSTLRSHPSSQSSSQVNTQEVQTKLVLKKHCSQTNQASPPKTSRATKTPKQNALVPPPVTVAAPSPNGSASKELEQLPPSSLTQLQTASSQSELSHKSQKTSKLRPPTASFRPKQMTNPKIMIPPEPQNACSKTTRSRQLTQAKENMQKQDSNIHSGDSVASNRHSRLPKPKT
- the CCSER2 gene encoding serine-rich coiled-coil domain-containing protein 2 isoform X4, giving the protein MEEKKYIRTSLVSRLPKYGTKPAGNILQTVPNGTALNLSGNTQSIDKKIGKHNGTIRMPSFSFNWQKSNQCQLGDQISSESGSSHNSNERLTNSEKCPQSEEIVGKELPRVGSNSTSSKIEKQSNMFVSPTEELNQKSLHGLSSSAKYTKSSLLGRTSYSGLHAPKSHLNGICGSRSTIGLQRNRGNSTATRTSLGVLGESLAKSIDNDKSSCEKMVRSQSFSHSIQSSLLPSATLTRSHSFNRAVDLTRPYQNQYLTIRTSQRSGLLSRSARQLDVPNGNEPLKYGFARSYAALGSPGLKKQPLLNGSGDAPSLRFRTGRPSLLKPSIQHLGRKIPVDGSTSKNMESCIEEDSVSTNITGGIDAKGMHNSERTEDGKAAHNNVVDNSCKSICMDGDVDEISISSLSSSEKNDLSEDFSDDFIDLEDPNRTINVQEEEGSVQQLEHGSGIPLDPFLPLKKSERSNFNSDEWLNICLSDDKSESAKHPAGNNIISSDLDYRAGSSFELSPSDSSDGTYMWDEEGLEPIGSVLPCRSYDSSEMNSLDILNNLDSCDLEDDDLMLDVDLPEDVPCDNVDCENMNRYDRPDRNIRQQKEGLWKRTPQRWNSQDHYHLGHSDHYSHSRNDLNRGFNYFDSPPAGHLEGYGAPDLYPPLRSLPANTVMLDEMTLRHMVQDCTAVKTQLLKMKRILNQNDENVSLHNITLSVPSSPELQESEPIYKTDDLLNEITQLKEDLKKKDETIKQLEHRLSIRCVCNRDSQKSEQAVCTYADKYTQTSWRKSAGGYSAPSFSPWQGSFQGTPRTVPPQRRQTSSTTAFQPPSSFHRPRPGKINKNITHRGPQ